In Lagenorhynchus albirostris chromosome 1, mLagAlb1.1, whole genome shotgun sequence, the sequence ATAACAACTTATAAGGTCAGGTTCAAATTTCATATCTTAGAACTTCCTGGATTCTGTACTAGAACATGGCATGTGGGGAGAGCCAGCCCCTGGCCCTAGTCCCTGGTCCTTGGCcaactctctttctcttcccatccCTGCCTGGCTCCATCATGTACCATAAGGGCCCTCTCACACATGCGTTTGGACACCCTAGCCTGTATGTTTAAGGCCTAGGTGTGTTCACATTAATGGACCCAGAGAAGAGGCATAGGGCTTGGAAGCAGGATCAGAGCTGGTTGGAAGATAATTGTGGGGTTCCAGATCCAAAGGGCATGGTGTGAGGGGCACATGGGTTCCAGGTAGACACATTCCCTTGGCCCCTCAAACTCCGCACCCTGTGGTCAGGGATGCAGCCAAAGGAAGGCCAGAGAGTGGTCATCTAAAACAAAAGGTCCAGAGCAGAAGCCCCTCTTGCCTAGGTCTAAGGGCAGAACTGATAGTATATATTGGTCTCTTCTTGTTCCTGGGGGCTTATATCCCATAGATAAACCAGTCATCGCAGTTCATGATCATCTAGGTTTTAGCAGCTCTATTGAGACCAGTCCCTGAATTCTAACAGAGTTAGACCTTGCAGTACATCTTACTCCTTAACATTAGAATGTTTGGGTTTCTTTAAGTCTAGATAGTAGCAAAGACTATGTATTCCATTGATAATCATaccaaaatgttttaattaatttttccagTCTCATATAAGAACTTTCTCTAcaaaaccacaataccattaACACACTTAACAAAATTAATGGTTCCTTAATATCATCGAATACACACCCCTATTCAAATGTCACCAATTGTCTCAAAAATCTCTTTACAGTCACTTTTTTCTCTATACATttacattaatctttttttttttttggggggccgtgctgcacagcatgcgggatcttagttccccaaccagggatcaaacccccatcccctgcagcagaagcgcggagtcttaaccactggactactggggaagtccctaccttactcttacaaatgagaaaaactgaATTCCAGAAAGGGAAACTGCCTTATTCAGGATTATAATGCCACTTGGTGGTAGACACAGAACCAGAACTTAAGGTTAGTAACTTTTTAGTCTAGCTCTTTGAATTCTGGTCAAGAACTAAAGGGAACTAAACAGTTGAGTCTTAAGGGGTTGGAGAGAGATgggcagaaatgaaaataataatcctAACAACTTTTGAAGGAGCCTTTGTGTCTCATGGCATATTTCCAGCCCTGGGTGTCCTGGTAGAGCTTTTGGATCCAGCCCTGTGTCTGCTCTACCCCCTCTCCTCTGCATTCAGGTGAGCACCAGAACCCACCTTTGGATGTTGCAGCATGAAGTCCACAGCTTCTTCAAAGTACTCCAGGCACACGTTATTCAAATATTTAGGGAGGTCTTCAAATCTGAAATAAGCCAGAGCGAGCACAGCAAAACCATGTCCAGCCAGGAGGCTGGCCCTGTATTCACAAAGGCCACCACCACTTCCAAAAAGATCGAGGATTCCAGGGAATGGTCCTGTGCCTGGAGAGCACCACAAATCATAAGGAGTTTTAGACACTCAAAAGACATTCTTGGGTTTCAGATTTTGGCAGTCAGCAAAGAGAAGTTTTTAAAGCAAGGAAGGTTGTGGGTGGGAGTTTGGTGGAAAAGGACtctttttactttgtctttttttttttaataaactttggggagaagggaggggggaaaaatGCCTTATTTTCTCcgtaatttttcatatatttgcaaAAAACAACAACGATAATATAAACCAAATTAGAAATAACATAAGATGAAATGTACATTTTCCACCAAATTTTCCTCAAAAAAACCCCCCAGAAACTGAGAATGCTTTGACAGCTGTAAAGCACTCTACATATACAGGGGATTATTAGAATATACTCCCCACCTCCTTTACACCCTCTGCTCCAGCCTTCAAGAACGCCATTCCTAAATGTGCTATGCTCTCTTTGGCCCTGAAAATGGTGTACACtattctcctcccctctccaccaTTTCTGAACTGGTTGACTCATCAGTCTTCAAATCTAAGTTTAGAGCTCCCTTCCTGGAAGACTTCCCAGATGCCCTCCAAGGCTGAGTTGAATTACATAGCCTTTGATATGTTCCCACCAGCACCCTGGGCCTGTACCTCCCCTATCATAGCACTTACCACACTTACAGATCCAAGTATAGCTGCCGGTATCCTCTATTAGGCGGTAGGTACAGTGAGGCCCATGTCTGAATTTGCTAGCTACTGTATGTAGCATAGTCCTTGATTTAacacatatttgttaaataattgaacttttctgcattatttacaaaaagCCTTTGAGtcagaaaacaataaattttaaatgggcCACAGAGTAGATACTAAAATAGTTAACAACTGACTTGATTGAAATATCGCAGCTGGGcagtgaaagatttttttttttgaaatattttttaaaaaattaaagtctttaGGAGATTCTTATTGAATCAGTCAGTAtgatttattgagctcttattaTATCCCTGTGTAAGCCTCTAGGCATACAGAGATATGGAGATGTATAAGTCGCAATTCCAGACCCAGGAGTTCACAGTTGAGTGGGCAGGGCTAGTTAAGGCTGTGAATTGCTGAAGAGCTGTAAGAATAAAGCAGGGCCTCCTGTTTTGGAGAATAATCACAGAATTCAGTTTAGGAATTCTGTGAGCAGTGGCAACTCCAGCATTTCTATATAGCAGGGGTTTCAGTCAGGAATTTGGTTGGAAGGGGTGGGTCAATTGTCTTGTTTACAGGCCACTTTTACCTACCAAGCACCTTGTTTTTACTTAGactagggtttctcaaccttagcaCTATAGACATTTTGAGTAAGATAtttctttgttgtggggctgtCCCATGGATTGTAGATGTTTAGCacctacccactagatgccaatagcaccctCTCCAATTGTGACAATCAAAatgtctccagggcttccctggtggcgcagtggttgagagtccacctgccgatgcaggggacacgggttcgtgccccagtccaggaagatcccacatgccgcggagcagctaggcccgtgagccatggccgctgagcctgcgcgtccggagcctgtgctccgcaacgggagaggccacaacagtgagaggcccacgtaccgcaaaaaaaaaaaaaaaaaaaaaagtctccagatATTACCAATTGCCCCTGGAGTGGAAGAGAATCATtccaggttgagaaacactgacagACTGTTTATTATGGGGGAGGGGACCTTCAGggagtttttctgtttgttttttagtattaTGGGGCACTGCCTCTATCTCTGGGTTTTAGTTTCCTTTGAAGTTTGATGTGAAAGAAAGCCCAAATCACTCCTGCACACCAGCAGAAGTACTGCCTAATATTAGTATCTGAGACACAGCTGCATGGctggcacatagcagcataaatACACTTTTTGAGTACTCTGAATGAACTTTTAGCATATAGCTGAGGGAATGGCAGTACCTCCAGGAAGTGTCCTGAAATTTAGAGGAGAACCTTCCACCCAGAATTCATGATAGACTTTGGAGCTTGGGGACGAATTTAGGGAAGTTCCACGACCACGGGGTTCCCTAGACAGGCAAGGGGCCGCCCAGGGTCTCAGGACTCTACCTGGCTTTCCACAACAGCCTGGGAAGAGGGCTGCTCACCTGGCGGCAGGAAGAGCGTGGCGCGCACCCGGCCCACGCGCACGGGCTCGCGCCGCACCCCCGGCGCCAGGAAGTCGCGCTCGTTCACCGCCCGGCCCAGGAGCCCTCCGGCTTCCGGGTCGTGGCCATCGAGCACCTCCAGCTCCACGGCGAAGGGCGTCTGTACGTCCCGCTTCACCAGCCGCAGCAAGGGCTTCTCGGGCTCTAAAGCCCAGAGGAGCCCCATGGGCTCGAGGCCCGTGAAGCTGCCGCCCAGCGCGGGCGCGCGCTCGAGGTCCAGCTGGCCGTGGGCGTCGGCGCAGTAGCGCGCGTGGGCTCGGAAGAGCTCGTCCTTCTCGTCGCGCAGGGACGCGCGCAGCGTGACCGGTTGTCCCGGGGCCAGGCCGCGCACGGCGATGCGCACGGGCTCGTCCCAGCGGCAGCGGCCCGCAGGCTCCAGCGTCACCGTCGCCGCCATCTGGATCCCAGCAGAGAAGGGGCGGCCCGGCGGAGTCAAGGGTAGGGCCTGGCGTCTCTCCACCTCCCTGGGAGGCAGTCGCAATTGGAACGTTTGCGCTACTCCCGTTGGGCGGCCGAAGGGACACTTGCTAAACCGCTTTGTGAAGTCTCCCGGAGTTTGTGCAGTCCACTACTGCCTGCCTGGAAGAGTATCTGCTAAAATAAGAGTTTTATGGTAATTATTAATCCTGCGGTCCAATATGGAGAGTGTCGAAATAGAAGTACAAAGATTGGTGACAGCTAAAGGATTGGGAAAGATACCGGGCAGTTCCAAGAAGTTTGAGtattgttgacttaaaaaaaatgcacagcgtgaagagttgtgagttaagttttatttggggtttatttggggcaaaatgaggactgcagccctggaaacagcatttcagataactctgagaaactgctccaaggaggcgggggggggggggcgggggggggcgggcaggagCCAGGATATATGAGTTTTGCAACCAAGGGAAGGTAGTCGGGAAGTCAAAagattgttaattaaagaaaaccagatatctcaagttaaggaatttagtgcttttctatgtatgggaagatgcaagagtctgggctcactgaaatcattcctttgctatgcgcctcagctatctggggccagtaccctgtattttcacatcctcagtttcctcagtgcTCATTGCAGgaagtggctgcagtctgatggctgctagatggcaggtattcttttcagccctgagtttcctcagggctcacggGCTCACGTTGGAGGGTTGCAATcgttgatgactgtgacatcctttgtttattgatatggcaggaaatattccatttataaatattccagggcttccctggtggcgcagtcgttgagagtctgcctgccgatgcacgggacacgagttcgtaccccggtccgggaagatcccacgtgccgcgtagcggcggagcggctgggccagtgagccatggccgctgaggctgcgcgtctgcagcctgtgctccgcaacgggagagggcacaacaggagaggcccgcgtaccacacacacacacacacacaaatatatatatatattccattcgATTTATAAATGTTTGATTTATCAGTATTAAAAAGCATCCCAGGTGATTGTAATTAAAGGGATCACTGGAAACATAGTCCTAATCCTACCCTTAACCCTCAATCCTTCACTGAGCCTTTTTCCTAGAGCTAAGGATACCTACAATGGCTTCCAGAGCAGGGAGATGTTTCTGGAGAGAGAACTTCCTGGGTTCCAGTCTGATCCTGCTCCTTAATAGCGTGGTGATTCTTAGCAAGTTACATAATTAAGCTTCTGAatccagtttccttatctgtaaaggatttctttttcttttttgcagtaatTTTAATAATGAGTAATTTTACTATCTGAATTAGGTTTAGGACACCTGTTTAAATCCCACCTTCACAGATTATGACAAATGTTAGAGAATTGAAATATCTTGGAGTCAAGACTGTAAAGGTAAATCGCTGGCTGCCGAGGGAGAGCAAAGTGCTGTTGATATTTTAAACGTATTGGGATTGAAAACAATGCTTGTAAAATCAATAACAGGATTTCAGTCAGGGGTGATTTAGAAAGCTCTTCCTATAGAGAAACAATGTCAGCCATAGTTAACACAAAATTCATTGTTTTCTGTAATTCTCAGTCAACACCCAGATCCAGCTGCTTTTCTGATAACCCTAAGTGAGAGTTAAAGGGgaaagaggcaggaggtgggaacAGACTCCCAGTTATTCCAGTATCCTAGGTGTGGTTTCACTGATGATCCTGGGCCTGGTACtatttcctattaccatttggTAGGCCAAGAGAGCTCCACGTTTCTGTTTTTAGCAGCCAGTATCTATCCATTTGAGTATGTTCTTTCTCCAAGATTGCAATACCTTAATTTCAATAATCATCTCATGGTTAATAGTGTTGTATCAATGTTAACTTCctgattttgaaattttgtactatggttatgtaagaaGTTAACATTAAGGGAAATCAAGATGAAGAGTATAGCTGGGCTATTTTTGCAACATTTTTGTAACTCTAAAATTATtgccaaataaaaagttaaaataccaGGGAGTGATAAAACCACCCTAGAGGATTCCTTTGGTCCTCTGTGTCCAACTTGTAGGGGTAGTAAAACCTGCTCACCTCAGTCAGATCCTTGCTCTTCCATATCCTTGAACACATAGTCTTTCCCATTTGATTGAAGTTTCCAGGAATTTGCATTATGTCTGATCCTGTATCCAAAATCccgtgccttcggtttttaagtaaaaacaaaagacacattttttattttcaccaaaaactttttgaacaacatattcacccttttgttccactaccttctgccatttttcaggcaacttcatgattccatcttcccaaaactttttatctttttgagcaaagaactgttgcaggtgccttttacagttttccagggaattgaaattttttccattaaaagaattttgtaaagacaaataaatggaattccgaaggtgcaatgtctggtgaatacagcggatgaatcagaacttcccagccagggcttccctggtggcgcagtagttgagagtccgcctgctgatgcaggggacccgggttcgtgccccggtctgggaggatcctacgtgccacggagcggctgggcccgtgagccatggccgctgagcctgcgcgtccggagcctgtgctccgcaatgggagaggccgcagcagtgagaggctcgcgtaccgcaaaaaacaaacagaacttcccagccaggtTGTAACaggttttgcctggtcatcaaagaaacatgtgatcttgcgttatcctgatggaggATTATGCGtattctgttgactaattccggacactttacatcaagtgctgctttcatttggtctaattgagagcagtacttgttggaattaatcgtttggttttccagaaggagctcataatagaggactctctTCCAATCGCACcgtatacacaacatcaccttctttggatgaagaccggcttttggtgtggttggtggtggttcatttcatttgccccaccatctcttccattccacattctcatacagtatccacttttcatcacccgtcacaatttgttttaaaaacagaatgtttttgTTACGTTTAAATAGAGAATTGCgtgtggaaatacggtcaagaagggtTTTTTCGCTTAATTTATGTGGaccccaaacatcaaagcgattcacataaccaagctggagCAAATGATTATCAGCGcttgatttgggtattttgagtatgttggctatctccctcGTAATATAATGtcgattgttctcaattaatgccTCCAcgtgatcgctatcaacttcaactggtctacccgaccgtggagcatcatccagcaagaaatctccagcacaaaacttgaCAAACCATTTTTGACATGTTCAGTCAGCCGTAGCACCTTCTCCATatgctgcacaaatcttttttgtgtgtttcagttgcgtttttacctttcttgaaataataaagcataatatgctaaaaatgttgtttttcttccatcttcaatattaaaatggctacacaaaaattcaccagttttgatgtttttttttcatgCACGCTGATATGTCAGCTGTCATAATACGATCTAACagaattgtttcgaatgaagttaaagacgactaagcactactagagtcatcttatgggaaaaaacgaacaaactttttggctaacccaatatatAACGTGCTCCTATTATGGgtacataaatgtttacagaTGTTATGTCCTCTTTCTGGATTGACACTTTTATTATCATAtactgttctttgttttgttacagtctttgttttaaagtctcttttgtgtgatataattattgccaccccagctttcttttcctttccattgcATCTTTTTACATCCCTTCACTATCAGTCCTTAAGTGTCTTTGTGTTTGAAGTGAGTcacttgtaggcagcatatagaagggtcttgttttttattcagCCACCTTATATCTTTTGATTGGCAAATATacattacatttaaagtaattattggtagTTATACactttttgccattttgttaactgtcttctcattctttttgtagttcctctctgttccttttctctctttctctcttcccttgtggtttgactGTTTTCttagtgttatgtttagattcctttctcattttcctttatatatttactataagttttctctttgtggttaccatgaagttcACATATAACACCTTATGTATATAACAGTCTTTATGTAAGTTGATAGTAACTTAATTTTGAACACATTCCaaagctttatatttttactCCCCCCTGTGCTTTATATCTTTGAtgacacattttacatcttttaatgtatcccttaactatggtattttcattaattttaatacttttgtcttttgccctttataagtgattgatctactacctttattatttatttatttacatattccagtgagatttttacttataatgttttctttttattcgtTAGTGCCTCTTCTTTTTAGCTTAGGggagttcctttaacatttgctgCATTTGCTGAaaggccagtttagtggtgatgaactctacTTTTGCTTACCTGGAATACTCTTAATGTGTCCTTCAATTcggaatgataaccttgctgggtagagaatttTCAGTTggcagttttttcctttcagccctttgagtatatcatgctactctcttctggcctataaagtttctgctgaaaagtctgtTCAAACACCTATGGTGTTTCCTTTGTACATAAtaggttgcttttctcttgttgcttttaagattctctctcttTAActgttaccattttaattataatgtttctTGGTGTGATTCTCTTTGGGGACATCTTACTTGGAATTCTCtaggcttcctggacctggatgtctctTTCCTTCCCAGATGAGGAAGTTTtcggccattatttcttcaaatactttttctggccatttctctctctcctctc encodes:
- the LOC132514534 gene encoding acyl-coenzyme A thioesterase 6-like isoform X3, with amino-acid sequence MAATVTLEPAGRCRWDEPVRIAVRGLAPGQPVTLRASLRDEKDELFRAHARYCADAHGQLDLERAPALGGSFTGLEPMGLLWALEPEKPLLRLVKRDVQTPFAVELEVLDGHDPEAGGLLGRAVNERDFLAPGVRREPVRVGRVRATLFLPPGTGPFPGILDLFGSGGGLCEYRASLLAGHGFAVLALAYFRFEDLPKYLNNVCLEYFEEAVDFMLQHPKSLCACSFGPTSILWR
- the LOC132514534 gene encoding acyl-coenzyme A thioesterase 6-like isoform X1: MAATVTLEPAGRCRWDEPVRIAVRGLAPGQPVTLRASLRDEKDELFRAHARYCADAHGQLDLERAPALGGSFTGLEPMGLLWALEPEKPLLRLVKRDVQTPFAVELEVLDGHDPEAGGLLGRAVNERDFLAPGVRREPVRVGRVRATLFLPPGTGPFPGILDLFGSGGGLCEYRASLLAGHGFAVLALAYFRFEDLPKYLNNVCLEYFEEAVDFMLQHPKVKGPSVGLLGFSKGGDLCLSMASFLKGITATAVINACVANTIAPLHYKDMIIPNLSSDPGKYKITESGVLNLEDIWNDPLEKPNHRSLIPLEKAQGPFLFIVGMDDHNWKSEFYAQIASERLQAHGKDRPQIIYYPGTGHCIDPPYFPLCRASVHAVLDQPVFYGGEPKAHSRAQVDAWQQIQTFFHKHLNGKKSVKPSKL
- the LOC132514534 gene encoding acyl-coenzyme A thioesterase 6-like isoform X4 translates to MAATVTLEPAGRCRWDEPVRIAVRGLAPGQPVTLRASLRDEKDELFRAHARYCADAHGQLDLERAPALGGSFTGLEPMGLLWALEPEKPLLRLVKRDVQTPFAVELEVLDGHDPEAGGLLGRAVNERDFLAPGVRREPVRVGRVRATLFLPPGTGPFPGILDLFGSGGGLCEYRASLLAGHGFAVLALAYFRFEDLPKYLNNVCLEYFEEAVDFMLQHPKSVIFP